Proteins from a single region of Kwoniella dendrophila CBS 6074 chromosome 4, complete sequence:
- a CDS encoding branchpoint-bridging protein, with product MWRPAARTTGTNDVPIGNKRRFGLPEEAPPPSNQPSHAPRPPASDIQFFNGRQERDRSERDDYGRRDDYDRRRDDYRRDDRGGYGGDRDRGGRYDEPERGRERDGAGEDGPRKRRSRWGDAKVDVPGLPVAITGKVSQTELDNYAIHVRLEEINRKLRTGDVVPPEGQRSPSPPPSYDAYGRRTNTREIRYKKKLEDEKARLVDRAMKSDPNFKPPAEMQNRNRNGGKPTDKVYIPVKEFPEINFFGLLVGPRGNSLKRMERESGAKISIRGKGSVKEGKGRPGEFEEEEKDELHCLIHADTEEKVKGCVALINRVIETAASTPEGQNDHKRNQLRELASLNGTLRDDENQLCQNCGEKGHRRWECPQQRVYSANVICRLCGGAGHMARDCRGRGDPNLTQNKQTAFDSEYTALMAELGEGGSGGGASSGRPAGAIAGAPPAQDRVPPWRVPENWISHGPGGPRGPPGGGGGYGGYHGGPPQHGYQQQQQGYGQGGGQGGYGGYNGGYGGGGGQDNGYGQGGQAGAQAGAADPYAAYYASMGQQATPAA from the exons ATGTGGAGACCTGCGGCTCGGACAACGGGAACCAATGAT GTTCCAATAGGTAACAAACGAAGATTTGGTCTTCCAGAAGAAGCTCCTCCCCCTTCTAATCAACCTTCTCATGCACCACGACCTCCTGCATCCGATATACAGTTCTTCAATGGTCGGCAAGAACGTGATCGTTCGGAACGAGATGACTATGGACGAAGAGATGATTATGATAGAAGAAGGGATGATTATAGACGTGACGATAGGGGTGGATATGGTGGAGACCGAGATAGAGGGGGTAGatatgatgaacctgaaagaggaagagaaagagatggtgctggtgaag ATGGACcaaggaaaagaagatctaGATGGGGTGATGCAAAAGTCGATGTACCTGGATTACCAGTAGCCATTACTGGTAAAGTATCACaaactgaattagataaTTATGCTATTCATGTtagattagaagaaattaatAGGAAACTGCGAACTGGAGATGTCGTACCACCTGAGGGAcaaagatcaccttcaccgcCACCATCATATGATGCATATGGTAGAAGAACAAATACACGTGAAATAAGATATAAGAAaaaattggaagatgaaaaagcaAGATTAGTGGATAGAGCAATGAAATCAGATCCAAACTTTAAACCTCCAGCAGAAATGCAAAATCGAAACAGAAATGGTGGTAAACCAACAGATAAAGTTTATATCCCTGTAAAAGAATTTCcagaaatcaatttctttgGTTTATTAGTTGGTCCAAGAGGTAATTCgttgaaaagaatggaaagagaaTCAGGTGCAAAAATCAGTATtagaggtaaaggttcagtaaaagaaggtaaaggtagaccaggtgaatttgaagaagaagaaaaagatgaattacatTGTCTTATCCATGCCGATACTGAAGAGAAAGTAAAAGGTTGTGTCGCTTTGATCAATAGAGTCATTGAAACA GCCGCTTCTACACCTGAGGGTCAAAATGATCACAAGAGAAATCAACTTCGAGAACTTGCTTCATTGAACGGTACGCTTCGAGATGACGAAAATCAACTATGTCAAAATTGTGGTGAAAAAGGTCATCGAAGATGGGAATGTCCTCAACAAAGAGTATACAGTGCCAATGTTATATGTAGATTATGTGGTGGTGCAGGACATATGGCAAGAGATtgtagaggtagaggtgatCCTAACTTGActcaaaacaaacaaactgCCTTCGATTCCGAATATACTGCTCTTATGGCTGAACTTGGCGAAGGTggaagtggtggtggtgcttcTTCAGGTAGACCAGCTGGTGCTATTGCCGGTGCTCCTCCAGCTCAAGATAGAGTACCACCTTGGAGAGTCCCAGAAAACTGGATAAGTC ATGGTCCTGGTGGTCCTCGAGGTCCTCCTGGAGGCGGTGGTGGTTATGGTGGTTACCACGGTGGTCCACCTCAGCATGGttatcaacagcaacagcaagGGTatggtcaaggtggtggtcaaggtggatatggtggATATAATGGAGGATACGGAGGAGGCGGCGGTCAGGATAACGGCTATGGTCAAGGAGGTCAAGCGGGTGCCCAAGCAGGTGCTGCTGACCCTTATGCTGC TTACTACGCCTCAATGGGCCAACAAGCAACCCCAGCTGCCTAA
- a CDS encoding ATP synthase F1, delta subunit has product MASAMRSVLSRGYATATSVKAPIQLNSLTGTYATSTYLAALKKSPKDLESLAKDIESFDKKIRDDAKVSAFIQNPTLSASERTKALSSIVPSGSSPILLNLLTVLSENGRLSSAPKVFQDFGSLISAYRGELEVTVTSAEPLDNKALNRIDKALKDTEIAKGKTLKVVNRVNPSVIGGLLVDFGDKSIDLSASSKVNRFNAALTQGV; this is encoded by the exons ATGGCTTCAGCTATGAGATCAGTCCTCTCAAGAGGTTACGCTACCGCTACTTCAGTCAAG GCTCCTATTCAACTCAACTCCCTTACTGGTACTTACGCTACCTCAACCTACCTTGCTGCTTTAAAGAAATCAccaaaagatttagaaagtttagctaaagatattgaatcttttgataaGAAAATTAGAGATGATGCTAAAGTTTCAGCTTTCATCC AAAACCCAACATTATCAGCATCAGAAAGAACaaaagcattatcatcaattgtaccttcaggttcatcaccGATTTTATTAAATTTATTAACAgttttatctgaaaatggtagattatCATCTGCACCAAAAGTTTTCCAAGATTTCGGTTCATTAATTTCAGCTTAtagaggtgaattagaagttACAGTAACTTCAGCTGAACCTTTAgataataaagctttaaatagaattgataaagctttaaAAGATACTGAAATCGCtaaaggtaaaactttaAAAGTTGTTAACAGA GTCAACCCATCTGTTATCGGTGGTCTCCTCGTTGATTTCGGAGACAAATCAATcgatctttcagcttcttcaaaagTCAACCGATTCAACGCTGCTCTTACCC AAGGTGTATAA